In Corvus moneduloides isolate bCorMon1 chromosome 3, bCorMon1.pri, whole genome shotgun sequence, one DNA window encodes the following:
- the THBS2 gene encoding thrombospondin-2 isoform X1, with the protein MPGVMLKRRGLLWLAVLITLWVSSNAQDGDKEEETTFDLLQVSSINRKTIGAKVFRGPDPTMPAYRFIRFDHIPPCKPEKLKKIIKLIRQNEGFILSATLRQDRQSRGTILALEGPGISERQFEIISNGRANTLDLIYWVDGFQNVISLEDVDLADSQWKNLTVQITGENYNLYVGCDLIDSFILEEPFYEQLKAESSRLYLAKGSTRENHFRGLLQNIQLIFGTSIEDVLRKKGCQRSQSTEVNTINESTEILHLSPAVTTEYVGEKPEKAEFCDRSCEELGSMFTELTGLRIVVNNLADNLQKVSEENQIMWELIGPNKTLKSQPVCWQDGRVFADNESWIVDSCTKCVCQDSKIVCNQITCPAVSCADPAFVEGECCPVCSHSDDSEEGWSPWSDWTKCSVTCGSGTQMRGRSCDVTRSACTGPHIQTRMCSFKKCDHRIRQDGGWSHWSPWSSCSVTCGVGNITRIRLCNSPIPQMGGKNCVGNGRETEKCEKAPCPVNGQWGPWSPWSACTVTCGGGIRERSRLCNSPEPQYGGKPCVGDTKQHDMCNKKDCPIDGCLSNPCFPGAECNSYPDGSWSCGACPAGYLGNGTVCEDLDECIAVSDVCFKVNQVHRCVNTNPGFHCLPCPPRYKGSQPYGVGLEVAKTEKQVCEPENPCKDKTHSCHKSADCIYLGHFSDPMYKCECRTGYAGDGRICGEDSDLDGWPNNNLVCAANATYHCVKDNCPLLPNSGQEDFDKDGKGDACDEDDDNDGVEDDKDNCPLLFNPRQFDYDKDEVGDRCDNCPYVHNPAQIDTDNNGEGDSCAVDIDGDDIFNERDNCPYVYNTDQSDTDGDGVGDQCDNCPLMHNPDQTDADNDLVGDQCDNNEDIDEDGHQNNQDNCPYIPNANQADHDQDGKGDACDSDDDNDGVPDDRDNCRLRYNPEQEDSDGDGRGDICKDDFDNDNVPDIYDVCPENNAISETDFRKFQMVPLDPKGTAQIDPNWVIRHQGKELVQTANSDPGIAVGYDEFSSVDFSGTFYVNTDRDDDYAGFVFGYQSSSRFYVLMWKQVTQTYWEDKPTRAYGYSGVSLKVVNSTTGTGEHLRNALWHTGNTPGQVRTLWHDPKNIGWKDYTAYRWHLIHRPKTGLIKVLVYEGKQVMVDSGPIYDTTFAGGRLGLFVFSQEMVYFSDLKYECRDA; encoded by the exons ATGCCAG GAGTTATGCTGAAGAGGAGAGGGTTGTTGTGGCTTGCTGTCTTGATAACCCTGTGGGTTTCCTCAAATGCTCAGG ATGGTGACAAGGAAGAGGAGACTACCTTCGATTTACTTCAAGTCAGTAGCATAAACCGAAAGACAATTGGAGCAAAGGTGTTCCGGGGCCCAGACCCCACTATGCCAGCATATCGTTTCATTCGGTTTGACCATATACCTCCATGTAAACcggagaaattaaaaaagatcATAAAACTAATACGGCAGAATGAGGGCTTTATCCTTTCAGCCACTCTGAGGCAGGACAGGCAATCTAGAGGCACTATCCTTGCTTTAGAGGGTCCCGGCATCAGTGAGAGGCAGTTTGAGATCATTTCCAATGGCCGGGCCAACACCCTGGACCTTATCTATTGGGTGGATGGCTTCCAGAATGTGATTTCCCTGGAAGACGTGGACCTTGCTGACTCACAGTGGAAGAACCTCACCGTGCAGATAACAGGGGAGAACTACAACCTCTACGTTGGCTGTGACCTTATTGACAGCTTCATCCTGGAGGAGCCTTTCTATgagcagctgaaagcagagagcagcaggctgtACTTGGCGAAGGGTTCCACTCGGGAGAATCATTTCAGG GGTCTTTTGCAAAATATTCAATTAATCTTTGGTACTTCAATAGAGGATGTTCTGCGTAAGAAAGGATGCCAGAGAAGCCAGTCAA CTGAAGTGAACACCATCAATGAGAGCACTGAGATCCTTCATTTGAGCCCTGCTGTCACAACCGAGTATGTGGGTGAGAAACCGGAGAAGGCCGAATTCTGTGACCGCTCCTGTGAAGAGCTGGGATCAATGTTCACAGAGCTCACCGGCCTGCGCATCGTGGTGAACAACTTGGCTGATAACCTCCAAAAAGTG TCTGAAGAGAACCAAATTATGTGGGAACTGATTGGGCCTAACAAAACACTGAAGAGCCAACCAGTTTGCTGGCAGGATGGCCGTGTATTCGCAGATAATGAAAGCTGGATTGTAGATAGCTGCACCAAGTGCGTTTGCCAG GATTCCAAAATTGTGTGCAATCAGATCACCTGCCCAGCAGTCTCCTGTGCTGATCCAGCTTTTGTTGAAGGTGAATGCTGTCCAGTATGCTCTCACT CTGATGACAGTGAGGAGGGCTGGTCACCATGGTCAGACTGGACAAAGTGCTCAGTTACCTGTGGCTCTGGGACTCAGATGCGAGGAAGGTCGTGTGATGTCACCAGGAGTGCTTGCACAGGCCCACACATCCAAACAAGGATGTGCAGCTTTAAGAAATGTGACCATCGCA TACGTCAAGATGGTGGCTGGAGTCATTGGTCTCCCTGGTCTTCCTGTTCAGTAACCTGTGGTGTAGGAAATATCACCCGCATCCGCCTCTGCAATTCTCCTATTCCCCAGATGGGTGGGAAAAACTGTGTGGGAAATGGGCGTGAAACGGAGAAGTGTGAGAAGGCTCCATGTCCAG TGAACGGCCAGTGGGGTCCTTGGTCTCCGTGGTCTGCCTGCACTGTTACCTGTGGAGGAGGAATTCGTGAGCGGTCTCGCCTCTGTAACAGTCCAGAGCCACAGTATGGAGGAAAGCCATGCGTGGGAGATACCAAGCAGCATGATATGTGCAATAAGAAGGATTGCCCAATTG ATGGGTGTTTGTCAAATCCTTGCTTTCCTGGAGCAGAATGCAACAGTTATCCAGATGGGTCTTGGTCATGTGGGGCATGCCCAGCAGGATACCTTGGCAATGGTACCGTCTGTGAGGATCTTGATGAG TGTATAGCTGTGTCAGATGTTTGCTTTAAAGTGAATCAGGTCCATCGCTGTGTGAACACAAACCCGGGTTTCCACTGCTTGCCGTGTCCTCCACGCTATAAAGGAAGTCAGCCCTATGGAGTAGGGCTGGAAGTTGCCAAGACAGAGAAGCAA GTCTGTGAACCTGAGAATCCATGCAAGGACAAGACACACAGCTGCCATAAGTCTGCAGACTGCATCTATCTGGGCCATTTCAGTGATCCAATGTACAAATGTGAATGTAGGACAGGGTATGCTGGTGATGGACGCATCTGTGGTGAGGATTCAGATTTGGATGGCTGGCCTAACAACAACTTGGTCTGTGCTGCTAATGCAACATACCACTGTGTGAAG GATAACTGCCCCCTTCTGCCTAACTCTGGCCAAGAAGACTTTGATAAAGATGGCAAAGGAGATGCCTGTGATGAAGACGATGACAATGATGGTGTTGAAGATGACAAA gaCAATTGCCCTCTTCTGTTCAACCCTCGTCAGTTTGATTATGACAAGGATGAAGTTGGTGACCGCTGTGATAATTGCCCCTATGTGCACAACCCTGCTCAGATTGACACAGACAACAATGGGGAGGGTGACTCATGTGCTGTGGACATTGATGGAGATG acaTTTTTAATGAACGAGATAATTGTCCTTACGTCTACAACACAGACCAGAGTGATACAGATGGTGATGGAGTTGGTGATCAGTGTGATAATTGTCCATTGATGCATAATCCAGACCAG ACTGATGCAGATAATGACCTTGTTGGTGACCAGTGTGACAATAATGAGGACATAGATGAAGATGGCCACCAGAACAACCAGGATAATTGCCCTTACATCCCCAACGCTAACCAGGCTGACCACGATCAGGATGGTAAAGGAGATGCCTGTGATTCTGACGATGACAATGATGGTGTCCCAGATGACAGGGACAACTGTCGCCTCAGATACAACCCTGAGCAGGAGGACTCAGATG GTGATGGAAGAGGTGATATTTGCAAAGATGACTTTGACAATGACAATGTTCCAGATATTTATGATGTGTGCCCTGAAAACAATGCCATCAGTGAAACTGATTTCAGAAAGTTCCAGATGGTCCCTCTGGACCCCAAGGGAACAGCTCAGATTGATCCCAACTGGGTTATTCGCCACCAAGGCAAGGAACTAGTTCAGACTGCCAACTCGGATCCTGGAATAGCTGTAG GCTATGATGAGTTCAGCTCTGTTGACTTCAGCGGGACATTCTATGTTAACACAGACCGTGACGATGACTATGCCGGCTTTGTGTTTGGCTACCAGTCCAGCAGTCGGTTTTACGTTCTCATGTGGAAGCAGGTCACACAGACCTATTGGGAGGACAAACCCACCAGGGCTTATGGCTATTCTGGTGTGTCACTCAAAGTAGTGAATTCAACAACTGGTACTGGTGAACACTTACGAAATGCTCTCTGGCACACAGGAAACACCCCTGGACAG GTGCGTACTTTGTGGCATGATCCCAAGAACATTGGCTGGAAAGATTATACTGCTTACAGGTGGCATTTGATTCATAGGCCTAAAACAGGATTAATAAA AGTTCTGGTTTATGAAGGGAAACAAGTAATGGTGGATTCTGGACCAATCTATGATACAACTTTTGCTGGTGGACGATTAGGtctttttgtcttctctcaAGAGATGGTCTATTTCTCTGACCTCAAATATGAATGCAGAG ATGCTTGA
- the THBS2 gene encoding thrombospondin-2 isoform X2 — MLKRRGLLWLAVLITLWVSSNAQDGDKEEETTFDLLQVSSINRKTIGAKVFRGPDPTMPAYRFIRFDHIPPCKPEKLKKIIKLIRQNEGFILSATLRQDRQSRGTILALEGPGISERQFEIISNGRANTLDLIYWVDGFQNVISLEDVDLADSQWKNLTVQITGENYNLYVGCDLIDSFILEEPFYEQLKAESSRLYLAKGSTRENHFRGLLQNIQLIFGTSIEDVLRKKGCQRSQSTEVNTINESTEILHLSPAVTTEYVGEKPEKAEFCDRSCEELGSMFTELTGLRIVVNNLADNLQKVSEENQIMWELIGPNKTLKSQPVCWQDGRVFADNESWIVDSCTKCVCQDSKIVCNQITCPAVSCADPAFVEGECCPVCSHSDDSEEGWSPWSDWTKCSVTCGSGTQMRGRSCDVTRSACTGPHIQTRMCSFKKCDHRIRQDGGWSHWSPWSSCSVTCGVGNITRIRLCNSPIPQMGGKNCVGNGRETEKCEKAPCPVNGQWGPWSPWSACTVTCGGGIRERSRLCNSPEPQYGGKPCVGDTKQHDMCNKKDCPIDGCLSNPCFPGAECNSYPDGSWSCGACPAGYLGNGTVCEDLDECIAVSDVCFKVNQVHRCVNTNPGFHCLPCPPRYKGSQPYGVGLEVAKTEKQVCEPENPCKDKTHSCHKSADCIYLGHFSDPMYKCECRTGYAGDGRICGEDSDLDGWPNNNLVCAANATYHCVKDNCPLLPNSGQEDFDKDGKGDACDEDDDNDGVEDDKDNCPLLFNPRQFDYDKDEVGDRCDNCPYVHNPAQIDTDNNGEGDSCAVDIDGDDIFNERDNCPYVYNTDQSDTDGDGVGDQCDNCPLMHNPDQTDADNDLVGDQCDNNEDIDEDGHQNNQDNCPYIPNANQADHDQDGKGDACDSDDDNDGVPDDRDNCRLRYNPEQEDSDGDGRGDICKDDFDNDNVPDIYDVCPENNAISETDFRKFQMVPLDPKGTAQIDPNWVIRHQGKELVQTANSDPGIAVGYDEFSSVDFSGTFYVNTDRDDDYAGFVFGYQSSSRFYVLMWKQVTQTYWEDKPTRAYGYSGVSLKVVNSTTGTGEHLRNALWHTGNTPGQVRTLWHDPKNIGWKDYTAYRWHLIHRPKTGLIKVLVYEGKQVMVDSGPIYDTTFAGGRLGLFVFSQEMVYFSDLKYECRDA; from the exons ATGCTGAAGAGGAGAGGGTTGTTGTGGCTTGCTGTCTTGATAACCCTGTGGGTTTCCTCAAATGCTCAGG ATGGTGACAAGGAAGAGGAGACTACCTTCGATTTACTTCAAGTCAGTAGCATAAACCGAAAGACAATTGGAGCAAAGGTGTTCCGGGGCCCAGACCCCACTATGCCAGCATATCGTTTCATTCGGTTTGACCATATACCTCCATGTAAACcggagaaattaaaaaagatcATAAAACTAATACGGCAGAATGAGGGCTTTATCCTTTCAGCCACTCTGAGGCAGGACAGGCAATCTAGAGGCACTATCCTTGCTTTAGAGGGTCCCGGCATCAGTGAGAGGCAGTTTGAGATCATTTCCAATGGCCGGGCCAACACCCTGGACCTTATCTATTGGGTGGATGGCTTCCAGAATGTGATTTCCCTGGAAGACGTGGACCTTGCTGACTCACAGTGGAAGAACCTCACCGTGCAGATAACAGGGGAGAACTACAACCTCTACGTTGGCTGTGACCTTATTGACAGCTTCATCCTGGAGGAGCCTTTCTATgagcagctgaaagcagagagcagcaggctgtACTTGGCGAAGGGTTCCACTCGGGAGAATCATTTCAGG GGTCTTTTGCAAAATATTCAATTAATCTTTGGTACTTCAATAGAGGATGTTCTGCGTAAGAAAGGATGCCAGAGAAGCCAGTCAA CTGAAGTGAACACCATCAATGAGAGCACTGAGATCCTTCATTTGAGCCCTGCTGTCACAACCGAGTATGTGGGTGAGAAACCGGAGAAGGCCGAATTCTGTGACCGCTCCTGTGAAGAGCTGGGATCAATGTTCACAGAGCTCACCGGCCTGCGCATCGTGGTGAACAACTTGGCTGATAACCTCCAAAAAGTG TCTGAAGAGAACCAAATTATGTGGGAACTGATTGGGCCTAACAAAACACTGAAGAGCCAACCAGTTTGCTGGCAGGATGGCCGTGTATTCGCAGATAATGAAAGCTGGATTGTAGATAGCTGCACCAAGTGCGTTTGCCAG GATTCCAAAATTGTGTGCAATCAGATCACCTGCCCAGCAGTCTCCTGTGCTGATCCAGCTTTTGTTGAAGGTGAATGCTGTCCAGTATGCTCTCACT CTGATGACAGTGAGGAGGGCTGGTCACCATGGTCAGACTGGACAAAGTGCTCAGTTACCTGTGGCTCTGGGACTCAGATGCGAGGAAGGTCGTGTGATGTCACCAGGAGTGCTTGCACAGGCCCACACATCCAAACAAGGATGTGCAGCTTTAAGAAATGTGACCATCGCA TACGTCAAGATGGTGGCTGGAGTCATTGGTCTCCCTGGTCTTCCTGTTCAGTAACCTGTGGTGTAGGAAATATCACCCGCATCCGCCTCTGCAATTCTCCTATTCCCCAGATGGGTGGGAAAAACTGTGTGGGAAATGGGCGTGAAACGGAGAAGTGTGAGAAGGCTCCATGTCCAG TGAACGGCCAGTGGGGTCCTTGGTCTCCGTGGTCTGCCTGCACTGTTACCTGTGGAGGAGGAATTCGTGAGCGGTCTCGCCTCTGTAACAGTCCAGAGCCACAGTATGGAGGAAAGCCATGCGTGGGAGATACCAAGCAGCATGATATGTGCAATAAGAAGGATTGCCCAATTG ATGGGTGTTTGTCAAATCCTTGCTTTCCTGGAGCAGAATGCAACAGTTATCCAGATGGGTCTTGGTCATGTGGGGCATGCCCAGCAGGATACCTTGGCAATGGTACCGTCTGTGAGGATCTTGATGAG TGTATAGCTGTGTCAGATGTTTGCTTTAAAGTGAATCAGGTCCATCGCTGTGTGAACACAAACCCGGGTTTCCACTGCTTGCCGTGTCCTCCACGCTATAAAGGAAGTCAGCCCTATGGAGTAGGGCTGGAAGTTGCCAAGACAGAGAAGCAA GTCTGTGAACCTGAGAATCCATGCAAGGACAAGACACACAGCTGCCATAAGTCTGCAGACTGCATCTATCTGGGCCATTTCAGTGATCCAATGTACAAATGTGAATGTAGGACAGGGTATGCTGGTGATGGACGCATCTGTGGTGAGGATTCAGATTTGGATGGCTGGCCTAACAACAACTTGGTCTGTGCTGCTAATGCAACATACCACTGTGTGAAG GATAACTGCCCCCTTCTGCCTAACTCTGGCCAAGAAGACTTTGATAAAGATGGCAAAGGAGATGCCTGTGATGAAGACGATGACAATGATGGTGTTGAAGATGACAAA gaCAATTGCCCTCTTCTGTTCAACCCTCGTCAGTTTGATTATGACAAGGATGAAGTTGGTGACCGCTGTGATAATTGCCCCTATGTGCACAACCCTGCTCAGATTGACACAGACAACAATGGGGAGGGTGACTCATGTGCTGTGGACATTGATGGAGATG acaTTTTTAATGAACGAGATAATTGTCCTTACGTCTACAACACAGACCAGAGTGATACAGATGGTGATGGAGTTGGTGATCAGTGTGATAATTGTCCATTGATGCATAATCCAGACCAG ACTGATGCAGATAATGACCTTGTTGGTGACCAGTGTGACAATAATGAGGACATAGATGAAGATGGCCACCAGAACAACCAGGATAATTGCCCTTACATCCCCAACGCTAACCAGGCTGACCACGATCAGGATGGTAAAGGAGATGCCTGTGATTCTGACGATGACAATGATGGTGTCCCAGATGACAGGGACAACTGTCGCCTCAGATACAACCCTGAGCAGGAGGACTCAGATG GTGATGGAAGAGGTGATATTTGCAAAGATGACTTTGACAATGACAATGTTCCAGATATTTATGATGTGTGCCCTGAAAACAATGCCATCAGTGAAACTGATTTCAGAAAGTTCCAGATGGTCCCTCTGGACCCCAAGGGAACAGCTCAGATTGATCCCAACTGGGTTATTCGCCACCAAGGCAAGGAACTAGTTCAGACTGCCAACTCGGATCCTGGAATAGCTGTAG GCTATGATGAGTTCAGCTCTGTTGACTTCAGCGGGACATTCTATGTTAACACAGACCGTGACGATGACTATGCCGGCTTTGTGTTTGGCTACCAGTCCAGCAGTCGGTTTTACGTTCTCATGTGGAAGCAGGTCACACAGACCTATTGGGAGGACAAACCCACCAGGGCTTATGGCTATTCTGGTGTGTCACTCAAAGTAGTGAATTCAACAACTGGTACTGGTGAACACTTACGAAATGCTCTCTGGCACACAGGAAACACCCCTGGACAG GTGCGTACTTTGTGGCATGATCCCAAGAACATTGGCTGGAAAGATTATACTGCTTACAGGTGGCATTTGATTCATAGGCCTAAAACAGGATTAATAAA AGTTCTGGTTTATGAAGGGAAACAAGTAATGGTGGATTCTGGACCAATCTATGATACAACTTTTGCTGGTGGACGATTAGGtctttttgtcttctctcaAGAGATGGTCTATTTCTCTGACCTCAAATATGAATGCAGAG ATGCTTGA